A single genomic interval of Rhododendron vialii isolate Sample 1 chromosome 3a, ASM3025357v1 harbors:
- the LOC131318587 gene encoding pentatricopeptide repeat-containing protein At4g17616 — MAQSLKKALFSHHVFIRSYASVIHFCSVTQKTDLRSICDRGYVCNHHFKNLRVFKTSHKHFLQHYCTPIKTGSICWEGSSRTILLRKLEVALKEHQVSEAWEAYSDFKNLYGFPNQYLMNELMTELSYSSDPNWLHRACDLVFLVLKEKRDLLRPDLLIKLSLSLARAQLPGPTSMILRLMLEKECLPPLNILRMVFLHMVKTDVGTYLASNILIELCDRFQNLSETRSASKKLIKPDTMIFNLVLDACGRYKSTFKGYQIIELMAETGIIADAHTIIIISRIHEMNGQRDELKKYKDVVDQVSVPLIHHYIQFYDSLLSLHFKFNDISAASELIFDLYRCKEFINSREDKKNPEKPCFVPIGSQNLRAGLKIQVFPELIHKDSVFKVDPKEEFVMCKSGKIVINNKGIAKLVVTCKRSGRISELSKLLISIQKAGSMKDESWCSEVVDACINLGWLEIAHDILDDMALAGCPMGNSLYLSLLRAYYEQNMFREAGALRKQIRKAGLDIDMANESLTLSERRTTSTRKADLAQSFIREMEEEEKTVASTVYELNSSIYFFWKAKMTGDALKTYRKMQEMKIHPSVQTFFIMVSGYSSLEMYREITILWGDFKQNIENGNLVVNRDLYEFIVLNFLRGGYFERVMEVVGHMKEHGMYIDKWMLKVEFLKLHKDLYRNLKASSARTEAQNRRIEDVRAFRKWVGIQ, encoded by the coding sequence ATGGCACAATCATTGAAGAAAGCTCTCTTCTCTCATCATGTTTTCATCAGAAGCTATGCATCAGTTATTCATTTTTGTTCAGTCACTCAGAAGACTGATTTAAGATCGATCTGCGACAGGGGATATGTTTGCAACCACCATTTCAAAAATCTTCGAGTTTTCAAAACGAGTCATAAACACTTTCTGCAACATTACTGTACGCCTATTAAGACAGGAAGCATATGTTGGGAAGGATCCTCTCGCACAATTCTGCTCAGAAAGCTTGAAGTTGCTTTGAAGGAGCATCAAGTTAGTGAAGCATGGGAAGCGTATAgtgatttcaaaaacttgtatggttttcCAAACCAGTATCTTATGAATGAACTTATGACTGAGCTGTCCTACTCATCTGATCCCAACTGGCTTCATAGGGCATGTGATTTGGTTTTTTTAGTACTAAAGGAGAAACGTGATTTACTTCGGCCTGACTTACTAATTAAGCTCTCTCTTTCCTTAGCAAGAGCTCAATTGCCTGGTCCCACATCAATGATTTTGAGGCTAATGCTGGAGAAAGAGTGTTTGCCACCTTTGAATATATTGAGGATGGTCTTTTTGCATATGGTGAAAACAGATGTTGGGACATATCTTGCATCCAATATCTTGATTGAGCTATGTGAtcgttttcaaaatttgagtgaAACCAGATCTGCTTCTAAAAAGTTGATAAAACCTGATACGATGATATTTAACCTTGTTTTGGATGCTTGTGGGAGGTACAAGTCAACTTTCAAGGGCTATCAGATTATAGAACTGATGGCAGAAACTGGCATCATAGCAGATGCACACACCATTATTATCATCTCTAGGATTCATGAGATGAATGGTCAGAGGGACGAGTTGAAGAAATATAAAGATGTTGTCGATCAGGTTTCAGTTCCTTTGATTCATCACTACATACAGTTCTATGATAGTTTGCTGAGCTTACATTTCAAATTTAATGACATCAGTGCTGCTTCGGAACTCATATTTGATTTGTATAGATGTAAGGAATTTATTAACAGCCGAGAAGATAAGAAAAATCCTGAGAAGCCTTGTTTTGTCCCAATCGGATCTCAAAATCTAAGGGCGGGATTGAAAATACAGGTATTCCCTGAACTGATCCACAAGGACTCTGTCTTCAAAGTGGATCCGAAAGAGGAGTTTGTTATGTGTAAGAGTGGGAAAATTGTGATTAACAACAAAGGAATAGCTAAGCTTGTTGTAACATGTAAGAGAAGTGGTAGGATTAGTGAACTGTCAAAGCTTTTGATTAGCATTCAGAAGGCGGGTTCAATGAAAGACGAAAGTTGGTGCTCTGAAGTGGTTGATGCTTGCATTAATTTGGGGTGGTTGGAGATTGCTCATGACATTTTGGATGACATGGCGTTGGCAGGGTGTCCGATGGGCAACAGTTTATATTTATCACTGTTAAGGGCTTACTATGAACAGAATATGTTTAGAGAAGCAGGAGCATTGCGAAAACAAATTAGGAAGGCAGGTTTGGACATAGATATGGCTAATGAATCCTTAACTCTTTCAGAGAGAAGAACAACTTCAACTAGAAAAGCAGATTTGGCCCAGTCTTTCATcagagaaatggaagaagaggagaaaacTGTGGCTTCTACGGTGTATGAGCTCAATTCTTCTATCTACTTCTTCTGGAAAGCTAAAATGACAGGGGATGCTTTGAAGACATACAGAAAAATGCAAGAGATGAAGATCCATCCTAGCGTGCAAACCTTTTTTATTATGGTTTCTGGGTATTCTTCTTTGGAGATGTATCGGGAAATCACGATCTTGTGGGGGGATTTTAAACAGAATATTGAGAATGGAAATTTAGTGGTTAACAGGGATTTATACGAGTTCATAGTATTGAATTTTCTTCGCGGTGGTTATTTTGAAAGGGTGATGGAGGTAGTTGGGCACATGAAGGAGCATGGTATGTACATTGACAAGTGGATGTTAAAAGTGGAGTTTCTAAAGCTTCACAAAGATCTTTATAGGAACTTAAAAGCATCTAGTGCTAGAACTGAGGCTCAAAACAGGAGGATTGAAGATGTTCGGGCCTTCAGGAAGTGGGTTGGTATCCAGTGA